In the genome of Streptomyces sp. P3, the window CCATGCCGTTGGGAAGCCGGCCGGTGAGGGTGCCGCTGAGGAGGCGGGCGACGTACGGGCTGCCCAGCACCGCGCCGTAGGAGATGCGCGGGGCCGGGGCCGGGGATGCGGTCAGGGACAACGGGTGCTTTCTCGGTGCTTAGCGGTGGCGGGCGGGCGTGATGGCGCGGGGCGGCGGCGTGGGTGGTGCGGTGTCCACGGCCGGACGCGGGCGGACGCGCAGCACGGGGGTGCGGTGCGGCGGCAGGACGGCGACGGTCGCGCCGAGGTCCTCGGCCGCCTCCTCGACTTCGCGGGTGAGGAACTCCATCTGCCGGCCCAGCGCCGAGAGGCGGGCGGCGATCTGGCGGCTCTGCACGGTCGCCAGCGCGCTGGCGAACTGGCTGCTTGTTTCCAGGAGTTCCTGGAGACGGACCATCGGGCCCGGGGTGTAGCCGCGCTGGACGGCGCCGAGGAGAGCTTCGGAGGCGTCTCCTGCGGTCTGGCCTTCGACGACGTCGCGGATGAGTTCCTGCAGCGACACCTCCGGGACCTGCGCCGGGCGGTTGAACCGGGAGACGTCCGCGCGCAGCACGCCAGGCGGGACCGGGGCAGGCAGTACCTTCCCTGCCTCGTATTCGTGGGCGTAGTGCCCGATCACCTGCCAGCCCGGTGCGTCCGGGTCGCCTCGCAGCGCGACCAGCGTCGAGTCATCGTTCTCGATGAGGTGGGCGAGGGTGATCGGCTGCCCGTCGGCGGCGTACCACGACTCGGTCAGCTCCAGCTCGCCTCGCTTCTGCGCGGCCTGGGCCCTCTCGGTCCACATCCGCTGCTCTTCGTCGGGCAGCGGGGCTTTGTGGTGGTGGTGCTTGTTCTGGTCGGCGATGTCGCTGGCGATGAAGCTGTGATCCGCCCAGGCGGCGAGGTGCGGCCACAGGGCCGAGTGCTGTGCGCGTTCGGCCGGGGAGCCGGGGGTGTCCGGCCGGTCGAGGGCCCGGCGGATCTCGGCGGCGGAGGCGGCCAGGCCGTCCAGCACGGCCCGCCACCCGGCAAGGTGCCGGGCGGGTGGCAGCTCGTCGAGCGCACGGCGGGCGGCGTCGAGCAGAGTGTCGGCGTGCGGGGCGAGGTGCGTGGTGTACGCCTCCACCGCCGCCCTGTTGCGGTGGGCTCGTGCGGCTGCCGCGGCGCCTGCGTGGACGATGCGACCGTAGCGGTCGCATGCCATGTCGAGCGCGACCTCGCTCTCGCGGTCGATGACCGCCATCCGCAGCCGGAAGTTGCGTGCACCGTTCGTGAGTTCCGGTGTCACCGGGACGGAGCCGTCCCGGGTCGGATTCCTCGCGGGCGTCATCGGGACCGTCCACTGCCCGAGGCCGTCAGATGGACGGTCGGTGCGTAGGCGGGCTTCGGCGGGATCGGTCGGGCCGAGGGCGGGGAAGTGGTGGGCGGTGTGGCGCGCTGCGTCGTTCGGCCGGCTGCTGCTTGGGCGAGACGGCTGCGGCGCTCCCGGAGCCCGTTCGGCCGGTCCGGGCGTGGTGGCCCGGCGGAGAGGGACGGGTCGAGGCGAACGTCGGCCTGCACGCTGTAGCCGAGGCTGCGCAGGTCGTGGACGGCTTGGCGCGTACGGCGCAGCCCATCGCGTTCCGGCTCGGTGAGCCGGTACAGGCCCGGCGAAAAGGGGACGGGCTCGAACTGCTCGCGGACGAGGAACCACTCGGCCAGGTGAGGGGTGAAGCTCGGTGTGGCGGTGGCGACGAAACCGTGTTCGGGATGGGCACGGAAGCGGAAGTGGTCGGACAGAGAATGATCCCTTCTATCTACTGGTCAGCGGCGAGGGACGGCGGATGGGTCGTGGTACGCCGGGCTGGTTGCAAGGGGGCGGGTCCGCCGGTGGCGGGCTGGGCGCACGTCGGGGCCGGGCATGCTGTCGCTTCCGTCGTCCCGTTTGGTGAATCCGGCCTGGTCCAATGCGGCGTTGGCCCACTGGTACTGCTCGCCGTGGGCGATGGCGGCCAGGGCGGCGGCGCGGCTGTAGGCGAGCCGGATCTCGGCAAGAGGGTTCGGGGGCATCCCGTGGTCTGCTGGCGTCGTTCAGTGGCGGTTCGGCTGCCGTGACTGGGCGGCGGCAGCTGGCTGGGCCCGTGGGCCGGTCGTGCGCGGTGTGGACGGCCCAGACGGTGCCGGGGTGGAGGTCGCGCGCAGGGCGGCGGCGGTGTGGTGCAGGCGTGCGCGGGCCGCGACGTACTTCTCGGCCGTCATGATCCGCAGGACTTCGGGGTCGTTGCGCAGAGGCGAGTGGGCGAGATCCTCCACGGCCTCGCGCTGGAAGCCGGTCGTGGCGTAGGTCAGGGCTTCGGCGAGTGTGTCCAGACCTCGCGTGATACCGGCGGCGGCCCGGGCGAGCTGGACCAGGGCGACGCGTTCGGGCGGGTAGACCGTCTGCGGTGTGGTGAACCGTTCCTGCGCGTGTTCGATTGTGTGCTGCAGATGGTGGGCCAGCACGCCGATGTCGTCGGTGAGCGTGATCAGGTCGACGGCTTCGGGGCTGGTGGGGAATGAGGCGGCCAGTTCCTCCAGACGCCTGGCCAGGTAGTCGAATGTGGCCGGAGTGACGGAGGAAGACATCAGACCACCCCGGCCGCAGCGCTTGTCTCCCGGGCGCGGAGGGCGGCTCGCAGGCTGCCTCCGTAGTTCCACGCATGCCGCCGAGCCTCCGGCTCCAGGACGTCATGGGCGTCCTGGCGGGTCATCTGGCCAGGGTGTTTGCGGTACCGGTAGACCGGCAGGGGAAGCAGGATCCCGGGGGCGAGGCTGGTTACGCCGAGGGCGGCGCAGTAGTCCTCGCCCTGGACGAGCCCGCCCATCGGAGCGGCGCGCACCAGGTAGGTGCGGGCGAGGATAGTGGTCGGCCCGATGGGGATGGTGTCCGCCGGTGACTTCCAGTACGTCCACACGTCGCCGGCCTCGTGCCGGCCGGGCGGGGCGGGGCAGCGCCACAGGGTGGTCGAGCCGTCGGGGTGCAGGTCCTCGCTCCATCCCGCACACCAGCCGACCCCCGTCGATTCCAGGATGTTCAGCCGCACGGACATGGCGTCGTCGGTGAACTCATCATCGTCATCTGCCCAGTTGGTGTACCGGGTGCGGACATGGGCGAGGGCCAGGTTCCGGGCGCAGGCGGCGCCGACCGGGCGCGGCAGAGCAAACGTGCGGACGCGGGAGTCCTGCGCGAGCGGGTCCGGCAGGCGGTCCGGCGAGGCACCGTCGAGCGCGATCACGGCCTCCCACGGCACGGACTGCCGGGTGAGGCTGGCGTGCATGGCGGTCAGGTAGTCGAGCCGGTCTTCGCGCAGGCGGCTGGCGATGACGACGGTGATCAGGGGCGGGGTGTGCGAGGGCAGGGGAGGCTCCGGGAAGCGAGAGTGAACTAGCGGCGCGTGGCGGGACGCGGGGCGTGGGCCTTCGCCGGGGATGCGGCGGGAGCGCCCGGGGGCGGCGTGCTGCGCGATGCCCGGATAACCGGTGCGGGGTCGAGGGAGGACCAGGCCGCCGGGTGGTCGTTGAAGGCGGTCCGCGGGTCGATGGCCCAATCCACGACCGGGCCGATGTCCTCGTGGAGGAGGCTGATCACCTCGATGCCCTCCTTGTGCAGGATGTACCCCCACTGCATGTCCTGCTCGTCGGCGGTCTCGTCGGTGACCGACATGCGCACCGGCGGGGAGCCGTACGGGGTGATCAGGTGGTCGAGGTTACGGCTGGGCCACTGCTCGCCGCCGGTCAGCGCGGCCACGAGCGAGGGCGGGGCGCCGTCGAGGAGATCGGTGCCCAGCTCGTCCCAGCCGACGGCGACGTCGTCGATGAGGTGACGGGACATGGCTTCCACGTCGCGTCCGAACTTGTACTGGTAGGCGGCCAGGAGCAGCGGCAGGTGGTGGCTGGGTACGCCGTCGAGCTGGACGTGGATGCCGCTGTATCCCGTACCGGTGGTGGGGCGGGCGATGAAGGAACGTGTGGACAGGGAGTTCTCCGGATCGAGCAAGGAAGCGGGGACGTCGGGCGGCCATCAGGGGCGCGCGGCCCGTCAGGGGTGGTGCGTTTACACGCGGTCCGATCAGGAGGCGACCGGGGGGCCGGAGGCGTCGGTGCGGGCGCAGGTATAACCGATCAGTCGGGACGTCTCGGCCTTCGCGGGGACGATGGCGGCGTCGTTGCACACGAACGTGTACGTGATGGAGGTGCGGGGCACGTCGTGGAGCCAGGCCCGGTCGTCCTTGCCGGGGTTGATCTGCAGGCCGGAGTGCGCGACGGCGTCGGTCTGGGTGTGCGTGTGGGAGAAGAGGATCAACGCGCCGCCGTCGGTGGTCCTGAGGGCGTAGGCGTCCGTGTAGCGGTTGGCGGCGCCGGCGAAGACGGTGGTGCCCTGGTTCCCGTAGCGGGTGCCGGTCTTGCCGTGAACCTCGATCTGCCGCTTGCTTGCCTTGGTCGGCGCAAAGACCTTCGTCCCGGTGTCCGTGCCTCCGGTGGCGAAGTTGTCGAGCACGGCTGCGCGTAGCAGGTCGGCGTCCGCTGCCAGCTGCTTGTTGCCGGCGGCGGGCGCGGCCGTCGCGTACCCGTCCCGGTCAAGGGCGATGTCCGGCAGCTTCTGGCTGTCCAGGTCGACGACGGAGACCATCTCCCAGCGCTTGTGCTGGGGGCGTCCGGCGAACACTGCCAGACGCGAGGGTGCCTTGCCCTTCTGCTCCGAGAGCGCGGCGGCGAACCAGCGGTCCTGCCCCGCTTCCAGGCGCGGGATGTACAGCTCGGCGTTTGCCGAGTCGTAGGACCACGGCTTGTACGGCTTGCGGTCCGCTGCGGGAAGCCCTTCGGTCTCGGTGTAGTCCGAGATGGACATCGCGTACAGCGGGCCGTCCTCGACCGTGTCGAGCAAGCGCCGGTCGCGGTCGGTGTTGGCCTCGTTGTTGATCTTGGAGTAGTGGGAGATCTGGGCGAGGGCCTCCTTCGTCGTCAGCGCCGGCTCGGCGG includes:
- a CDS encoding glycosyltransferase, with protein sequence MITVVIASRLREDRLDYLTAMHASLTRQSVPWEAVIALDGASPDRLPDPLAQDSRVRTFALPRPVGAACARNLALAHVRTRYTNWADDDDEFTDDAMSVRLNILESTGVGWCAGWSEDLHPDGSTTLWRCPAPPGRHEAGDVWTYWKSPADTIPIGPTTILARTYLVRAAPMGGLVQGEDYCAALGVTSLAPGILLPLPVYRYRKHPGQMTRQDAHDVLEPEARRHAWNYGGSLRAALRARETSAAAGVV